A stretch of Candidatus Thermoplasmatota archaeon DNA encodes these proteins:
- a CDS encoding tRNA (cytidine(56)-2'-O)-methyltransferase (catalyzes the S-adenosyl-methionine-dependent 2'-O-ribose methylation of C56 in tRNA transcripts) — translation MIWVLRLGHRPVRDARITTHVCLVARAFGADRVLLTTRDASVVDSVRDVTRRFGGPFEIEAGVSWREVVRTFPGTVVHLTMYGEPFEQAVPALRGKDVLVVVGAEKVPGELYAKANRNLAVGHQPHSEVAALAVLLHTLRPEGLHKRFFGEIEVKPSARGKRVVPAGGETSNAEPSE, via the coding sequence ATGATCTGGGTCCTTCGCCTGGGGCACCGGCCCGTCCGCGACGCGCGGATCACCACGCACGTGTGCCTCGTGGCGCGGGCCTTTGGCGCCGACCGGGTTCTCCTCACCACGCGGGACGCCTCGGTCGTGGACAGCGTGCGCGACGTGACGCGCCGGTTCGGCGGCCCGTTCGAGATCGAGGCGGGCGTTTCCTGGCGGGAGGTCGTGCGGACCTTCCCGGGAACCGTCGTGCACCTGACGATGTACGGCGAACCCTTCGAGCAAGCCGTTCCCGCGCTTCGCGGCAAGGACGTCCTCGTGGTCGTGGGAGCGGAGAAGGTCCCGGGCGAGCTGTACGCGAAGGCCAATCGCAACCTGGCCGTGGGTCACCAGCCGCATTCGGAGGTGGCGGCGCTCGCGGTGCTGCTGCACACCCTCCGGCCCGAGGGCCTCCACAAGCGGTTCTTCGGGGAGATCGAGGTGAAGCCCAGCGCGCGCGGCAAGCGCGTGGTCCCCGCCGGCGGCGAAACGTCCAACGCGGAGCCGTCCGAATAG
- a CDS encoding ArsR family transcriptional regulator, whose protein sequence is MKRVKVVSDPSDLVPLLRLFDSPLKRAVFRDVAVEWHSAASIAVRHGPSAVEVLEGFEKARIVETKWESVDGAATKFFRSYYASVQLACTVPVQEMGEIIGVASMGRDEFAQAEGEIWQLAAGEGALVRMVSEKLNTPLVRLQCLVKRSRRLDLRGHLIVRRPD, encoded by the coding sequence GTGAAACGAGTCAAGGTCGTCTCCGATCCAAGCGACCTCGTGCCGCTTCTTCGCCTCTTCGATTCGCCGCTCAAGCGAGCCGTTTTCCGCGACGTGGCCGTCGAATGGCACAGCGCGGCTTCGATCGCCGTCCGGCACGGGCCTTCGGCCGTGGAGGTGCTGGAGGGCTTCGAGAAGGCGCGCATCGTCGAGACGAAGTGGGAATCGGTCGACGGCGCCGCCACGAAGTTCTTCCGCAGCTACTACGCCTCGGTGCAGCTCGCATGCACGGTGCCCGTGCAGGAGATGGGGGAGATCATCGGTGTCGCCTCCATGGGCCGCGACGAGTTCGCCCAGGCCGAGGGCGAGATCTGGCAGCTGGCGGCGGGCGAGGGCGCGCTCGTGCGCATGGTGTCGGAGAAGCTCAACACGCCGCTCGTGCGCCTGCAGTGCCTCGTCAAGCGCTCGCGGAGGCTCGACCTCCGGGGGCATCTCATCGTGCGCCGGCCCGACTAG
- a CDS encoding DUF120 domain-containing protein — MTLRERETPDDVLMLKALAKLGGVDNYVAISSGELAKQLGMSQQTASRRILDLLHKGLIVRRMGMRRQLLRLSPSGVEILRREAADYKLIFERSTAGFAFRGTLVAGLGEGQYYMSRRGYRDAFQRLLGFEPHPGTLNLRLSGADLDRLQELRAREGLAVPEFTDENRTFGAVKCFSASIQGVPCAVVLPARSHHEGILEVVSPYKLRDKLNLKDGDEVLLAVEPTATRAPSRPALAAP; from the coding sequence ATGACCCTGCGCGAACGCGAGACTCCGGACGACGTCCTCATGCTGAAGGCCCTGGCCAAGCTCGGGGGCGTGGACAACTACGTGGCCATCTCAAGCGGCGAGCTTGCCAAGCAGCTTGGGATGAGCCAGCAGACCGCCTCGCGACGCATCCTCGACCTCTTGCACAAAGGCTTGATCGTCCGCCGCATGGGGATGCGCCGCCAGCTGCTGCGCCTCTCGCCATCCGGCGTGGAGATCCTGCGGCGCGAAGCGGCCGACTACAAGCTCATCTTCGAGCGCTCGACGGCCGGCTTTGCGTTCCGCGGCACGCTCGTGGCGGGCCTGGGCGAGGGCCAGTACTACATGTCCCGCCGGGGCTACCGCGACGCGTTCCAGCGCCTGCTTGGCTTCGAGCCGCATCCGGGCACGTTGAACCTGCGCCTCTCGGGCGCCGACCTCGACCGCCTGCAGGAGCTGCGCGCGCGCGAGGGCCTCGCGGTCCCGGAGTTCACCGACGAGAATCGGACCTTCGGCGCGGTGAAGTGCTTCTCGGCCTCGATCCAGGGCGTCCCGTGCGCCGTGGTGCTTCCGGCCCGCAGCCACCACGAGGGCATCCTGGAGGTCGTCTCGCCGTACAAGCTTCGCGACAAGCTCAACCTCAAGGACGGCGACGAGGTGCTCCTCGCGGTCGAGCCGACCGCAACGAGGGCGCCCTCGCGCCCCGCGCTCGCTGCGCCCTGA